A window of the Cicer arietinum cultivar CDC Frontier isolate Library 1 chromosome 6, Cicar.CDCFrontier_v2.0, whole genome shotgun sequence genome harbors these coding sequences:
- the LOC101503098 gene encoding uncharacterized protein — MSSNSNMKSLMRTLFTSNGSCGCTKNKAIEVHEPIQKPKISINQKTNPTSSKASSTTTSGERNGGICSVDDDDFSTTTVSEAETTQNYSAPKQSPLLNTVVVEKDSEDPYHDFKHSMLQMIFENEIDSEDDLHDLLRCFLHLNATCYHHVIVKAFDEICLEAFPDKVSITPIADKLSAIG, encoded by the coding sequence ATGTCTTCCAATTCCAACATGAAAAGCCTTATGAGAACATTATTCACATCAAATGGAAGTTGTGGATGTACAAAAAACAAAGCAATTGAAGTACACGAGCCAATTCAAAAGCCCAAAATTTCCATTAACCAAAAGACAAATCCAACAAGTAGTAAAGCTTCTTCCACTACAACTTCCGGGGAACGAAACGGCGGCATTTGCAGCGTCGACGACGACGATTTCTCGACAACCACTGTCTCGGAAGCCGAGACAACACAAAACTACTCTGCACCCAAACAGAGCCCATTATTGAACACTGTGGTGGTTGAGAAAGACTCTGAGGATCCATATCATGATTTCAAACACTCTATGCTTCAAATGATTTTCGAGAATGAGATCGATTCGGAAGATGATCTTCACGATCTTCTTCGCTGTTTTCTTCATCTCAATGCCACTTGTTACCACCATGTCATCGTTAAAGCGTTCGATGAAATTTGTCTTGAAGCTTTTCCTGACAAGGTTAGTATCACTCCGATCGCTGATAAACTTTCAGCGATCGgatga